In a genomic window of Vicinamibacterales bacterium:
- a CDS encoding DinB family protein produces MTPEHAQFLAQQYSQLMQGEFAATKKVLSAVKDDTRDYKPDAKSRSAWELATHLATADVWFLDSILSGKFEWDAEKVKAAESSFASVADVVAFYEKTFPEKLQALAAMAPADLAKPIDFFGMMQMPAASFLGMANNHSIHHRGQLAAYLRAMGSKVPAIYGGSADEPMQGA; encoded by the coding sequence ATGACACCCGAACACGCCCAGTTCCTGGCCCAGCAGTACTCACAGCTCATGCAGGGAGAGTTCGCCGCGACCAAGAAGGTCCTCTCGGCCGTGAAGGACGACACTCGCGACTACAAGCCCGACGCGAAATCGCGATCGGCCTGGGAACTCGCCACCCATCTCGCCACCGCCGACGTGTGGTTCCTCGACAGCATCCTCTCGGGGAAGTTCGAGTGGGACGCCGAGAAGGTGAAGGCGGCCGAGAGCTCGTTCGCGTCGGTGGCGGACGTGGTGGCCTTCTACGAGAAGACCTTCCCCGAGAAGCTGCAGGCGCTGGCCGCGATGGCGCCGGCGGACCTCGCCAAGCCGATCGACTTCTTCGGCATGATGCAGATGCCGGCGGCGTCGTTCCTCGGCATGGCGAACAACCACAGCATCCATCACCGAGGCCAGCTCGCGGCCTATCTGCGCGCGATGGGCTCGAAGGTGCCGGCCATCTACGGCGGCAGCGCCGACGAGCCGATGCAGGGCGCCTGA
- a CDS encoding DUF1549 domain-containing protein: protein MSVASRLRRPWVLILAASSLYTATVWTQTRPQAPAPPPAESHDRIEAAHEGLASGSDKARDAARLTSAVARPADPSTAGATVPRRNLIDQILFARMDADGVPHASLSGDDEFVRRVYFDVTGLPPSAAEVTAFVADRTPDKRDRLIDRLLDTDEYAEQWAWYWGDLLRLSNEAGPGANSFHFWFKEQLAVDRPYDRFVHDVLTPSSKVHATIPALAMVGRSNQLKSRFVESVDDYRISNRLDHIDALTIDVSRVFLGLNTSCISCHDGEFHLESVNKYLTDRKRDDFFAMAAFFGRTRLIGNWNDKSRNVDRDLHVDDLGKGYDGGDDAPFLTLAESQFPRPKGSHEPAFILTGERPKPGEDPRAALARMIVAHPQFARATVNVIWARLMSVGFVEPFDAFDMNRLAGKDAQPTNPELLEALAKDFAAQGFHLKHTIRTILQSSAYQLSSAFPGTWKDDYIPYYPRHYARVLTGPEVVDAVSVVTGVPLAFTVGGETMTRVKQLSTPQDIGRGGESLAIDALMQSFFQSNRRTPPQTGNRPSTLQALLMMKSNVVNDRVLASAKGRVAELVGSTRTDDEIVDELYLAAEARRPSPAERAVARHALAGDRTRGTEDLLWALLNSPEFLVNR from the coding sequence ATGTCCGTCGCGTCACGGCTGCGCCGCCCCTGGGTGCTGATTCTCGCCGCGTCCTCGCTCTACACGGCCACCGTGTGGACGCAGACCCGCCCGCAAGCTCCGGCGCCGCCGCCGGCCGAATCGCACGACCGCATCGAGGCGGCGCACGAAGGGCTCGCCAGCGGCAGCGACAAGGCCCGTGACGCGGCGCGTCTGACGTCGGCCGTGGCGCGGCCGGCGGACCCGTCGACGGCCGGGGCGACGGTCCCCCGCCGCAATCTCATCGACCAGATCCTCTTCGCGCGGATGGACGCCGACGGCGTGCCGCACGCGTCGCTGTCGGGCGACGACGAGTTCGTGCGGCGCGTGTACTTCGACGTGACCGGCCTGCCGCCCTCGGCGGCCGAGGTCACGGCGTTCGTCGCCGATCGCACGCCCGACAAGCGGGACCGCCTGATCGACCGGCTGCTCGACACGGACGAGTACGCCGAGCAGTGGGCGTGGTACTGGGGCGACCTCCTGCGTCTGTCGAACGAGGCGGGGCCTGGCGCCAACAGCTTCCATTTCTGGTTCAAGGAGCAGCTGGCGGTCGATCGGCCCTACGACCGCTTCGTGCACGACGTCCTGACGCCGTCGTCGAAGGTCCACGCGACCATTCCCGCGCTCGCCATGGTCGGGCGGAGCAACCAGCTCAAGAGCCGGTTCGTGGAGAGCGTGGACGACTACCGCATCTCGAACCGCCTGGATCACATCGACGCGCTCACGATCGACGTGAGCCGCGTGTTCCTGGGCCTGAACACCTCGTGCATCTCGTGCCACGACGGTGAGTTCCACCTCGAGAGCGTCAACAAGTACCTGACGGACCGGAAGCGCGACGACTTCTTCGCGATGGCCGCCTTCTTCGGCCGGACGCGGCTCATCGGGAACTGGAACGACAAGTCGCGCAACGTGGACCGCGACCTGCACGTGGACGACCTGGGCAAGGGGTACGACGGCGGGGACGACGCGCCGTTCCTCACGCTCGCCGAGAGCCAGTTCCCGCGGCCGAAGGGCTCGCACGAGCCCGCCTTCATCCTGACGGGCGAGCGGCCGAAGCCCGGCGAGGATCCGCGCGCCGCGCTGGCCCGCATGATCGTGGCGCATCCGCAGTTCGCGCGCGCCACCGTCAACGTCATCTGGGCCCGGCTGATGAGCGTCGGGTTCGTCGAGCCCTTCGACGCGTTCGACATGAACCGCCTCGCCGGGAAGGACGCGCAGCCCACGAATCCCGAGCTGCTCGAGGCGCTGGCGAAGGACTTCGCCGCGCAGGGCTTCCACCTCAAGCACACGATCCGGACGATCCTGCAGTCGAGCGCCTACCAGCTCTCGTCGGCCTTTCCGGGCACGTGGAAGGACGACTACATCCCGTACTACCCCCGCCACTACGCGCGCGTGCTGACGGGCCCGGAGGTGGTGGATGCGGTGTCGGTCGTGACGGGCGTCCCGCTGGCCTTCACGGTGGGCGGCGAGACGATGACGCGCGTGAAGCAGCTGTCCACGCCGCAGGACATCGGCCGCGGCGGCGAGTCGCTGGCCATCGACGCCCTGATGCAGAGCTTCTTCCAGAGCAACCGGCGCACGCCGCCGCAGACGGGCAACCGGCCGTCCACGCTGCAGGCGCTCCTGATGATGAAGTCGAACGTCGTGAACGACCGCGTGCTGGCGTCGGCCAAGGGCCGGGTCGCCGAGCTCGTGGGCTCGACCAGGACCGACGACGAAATCGTCGACGAGCTGTATCTCGCGGCCGAGGCCCGGCGCCCGTCGCCGGCCGAGCGGGCCGTGGCGCGCCACGCGCTCGCGGGCGATCGCACGCGCGGCACCGAGGACCTCCTGTGGGCCCTGCTCAACAGCCCCGAGTTCCTCGTGAACCGCTGA
- a CDS encoding DUF1501 domain-containing protein — protein sequence MTRRLTDVVPSRRDALKWGGLALAATWVDGLVWPLEIRASGAAVTPRGTARNVVFIELGGAISPMDCWDFKETRWTPKDLDVTEVRKDLYLSRTLFPQLVGEMDKVALVRSMQAPELIHFNGQYHTQAGRALNPAIAREIPAWGSVAAFELASQRRERDTFPTYVSTNLTKARAGSIGSGFLPTWTTGLDLDPSTVFAAFGGDMTGANTVLTERWELLTALSKINEGQRQAMGQRAADYQTFYDDAHKLLTDNRWPQVFQASADDRQRYGDDEFGLGCILARNLLRQNAGTRVVYVYDGDRWDHHSGIFDHGAEWNHYRTCTRLDKGLVSLMHDLAAAPGSAAGRTLLDETLIVCQSEFGRTPGMNPVAGRDHYKGAYAGLYVGGGVAGGRIVGRTDADGSTCLEPGWRHKTQPFMDNTVATIYSALGIDWTKVVENTPSGRAYHYVDTVSLGGSAMMEADEIGDLFA from the coding sequence ATGACCCGCAGGCTCACCGACGTCGTCCCGAGCCGGCGCGACGCCCTGAAGTGGGGCGGCCTGGCGCTGGCGGCCACCTGGGTGGACGGCCTCGTGTGGCCGCTCGAGATCCGCGCCAGCGGCGCGGCCGTGACGCCGCGCGGGACGGCCAGGAACGTGGTGTTCATCGAGCTCGGCGGCGCCATCAGCCCGATGGACTGCTGGGACTTCAAGGAGACGCGCTGGACGCCGAAGGATCTCGACGTCACGGAAGTCCGGAAGGATCTGTATCTCTCCCGGACGCTCTTTCCGCAGCTCGTCGGCGAGATGGACAAGGTGGCGCTGGTCCGCTCGATGCAGGCGCCCGAGCTCATCCACTTCAACGGCCAGTACCACACGCAGGCGGGCCGCGCGCTGAACCCGGCCATCGCCCGCGAGATTCCCGCCTGGGGATCGGTGGCGGCCTTCGAGCTCGCGTCCCAGCGCCGCGAGCGCGACACCTTCCCCACCTACGTCTCCACGAACCTCACGAAGGCGCGGGCCGGCTCCATCGGCTCGGGCTTCCTTCCCACGTGGACGACGGGGCTCGACCTGGACCCGTCGACGGTCTTCGCGGCCTTCGGCGGCGACATGACCGGCGCCAATACCGTGCTGACGGAGCGGTGGGAGCTGCTGACGGCGCTCTCGAAGATCAACGAGGGCCAGCGGCAGGCGATGGGCCAGCGGGCCGCCGACTACCAGACGTTCTACGACGACGCGCACAAGCTGCTGACCGACAATCGGTGGCCGCAGGTGTTCCAGGCGTCGGCCGACGACCGGCAGCGCTACGGCGACGACGAGTTCGGGCTGGGGTGCATCCTCGCCAGGAACCTGCTCAGGCAGAACGCCGGCACGCGCGTGGTCTACGTCTACGACGGCGACCGCTGGGACCACCACTCGGGCATCTTCGACCACGGCGCCGAGTGGAACCACTACCGGACGTGCACGCGCCTCGACAAGGGCCTGGTCAGCCTGATGCACGACCTGGCGGCCGCGCCCGGGTCGGCGGCGGGCAGGACGCTGCTCGACGAGACGCTCATCGTCTGCCAGAGCGAGTTCGGCCGCACGCCCGGCATGAACCCCGTGGCCGGCCGCGACCACTACAAGGGGGCCTACGCCGGGCTCTACGTGGGCGGGGGCGTGGCCGGCGGCCGGATCGTCGGCCGGACCGACGCCGACGGCAGCACGTGCCTCGAGCCGGGCTGGCGGCACAAGACGCAGCCCTTCATGGACAACACGGTGGCCACGATCTACTCGGCGCTCGGCATCGACTGGACCAAGGTGGTCGAGAACACGCCGTCGGGCCGCGCCTATCACTACGTGGACACGGTGAGCCTGGGCGGCAGCGCGATGATGGAAGCCGACGAGATCGGCGACCTCTTCGCGTGA
- a CDS encoding SUMF1/EgtB/PvdO family nonheme iron enzyme — protein sequence MPAARASIAVVLAAVAAAVGAVAPVQGRQAGAPQSSDAARVTVPAGEFWMGRTRLWMMDEIGWQLRERFDDRPVHRVRLEAFAIDAYEVTNADYAAYVAAGGGARAPFHWGGATPPPAKARLPVYNVTWFEADAYCRWAGGRLPTEAEWERAARGGVEDLDYPWGNDYLDAPATQGTPAVRHARSGASTGPVAVGSFAPNALGLYDVSGNVWEWTADWYDLHYYAESPVDAPTGPADGRYKVIRGGSWADGETRLGTVYYRNFTAPDTAQPTIGFRCAAPAPSSR from the coding sequence ATGCCCGCCGCGCGCGCATCGATCGCCGTCGTCCTCGCGGCCGTCGCCGCGGCGGTGGGCGCCGTCGCGCCCGTGCAGGGCCGGCAGGCCGGCGCCCCGCAGTCGTCGGACGCGGCACGGGTGACCGTACCGGCCGGCGAGTTCTGGATGGGCCGCACGCGCCTCTGGATGATGGACGAGATCGGCTGGCAGCTGCGCGAGCGGTTCGACGACCGGCCGGTGCACCGCGTGCGGCTCGAGGCCTTCGCCATCGACGCGTACGAGGTGACCAACGCCGACTACGCCGCGTACGTGGCGGCCGGCGGCGGCGCCCGCGCGCCCTTCCACTGGGGCGGCGCCACGCCGCCGCCCGCGAAGGCCCGGCTGCCCGTCTACAACGTGACGTGGTTCGAGGCGGACGCGTATTGCCGATGGGCGGGCGGACGCCTGCCCACCGAGGCGGAGTGGGAGCGCGCGGCCCGTGGCGGCGTCGAGGACCTCGACTACCCGTGGGGGAACGACTATCTCGATGCCCCGGCCACACAGGGAACGCCAGCCGTGCGCCACGCGCGCAGCGGCGCCAGCACGGGCCCGGTGGCGGTCGGCTCCTTCGCGCCGAACGCCCTCGGCCTGTACGACGTGTCGGGGAACGTGTGGGAGTGGACGGCCGACTGGTACGACCTCCACTACTACGCGGAGAGCCCCGTGGACGCGCCCACCGGACCGGCGGACGGGCGCTACAAGGTGATCCGCGGGGGCAGCTGGGCCGACGGCGAGACCCGCCTCGGCACGGTGTACTACCGGAACTTCACGGCACCGGACACGGCGCAACCCACCATCGGGTTCCGCTGCGCCGCCCCGGCGCCGTCGTCGCGCTGA
- a CDS encoding M1 family metallopeptidase: protein MRTAVLAVLATLTFAVAPALAQRLPEGVTPEHYTLWFAPDLQQATFRGRADIRVRLARPADAITLHAAELTFDEVSIEAGGRRVTATVTPAPASETVTLTTPAELPAGPATIHVVYRGILNDKLRGFYLSKGETRNYAVSQMEPTDARRAFPCFDEPAKKATFDISLTIAAGDTAISNGAVVSDTPGPEPGTHTVTFATTPTMSTYLVAMLVGDFVCRGGASDGIPIRVCATPDKKDLTAFALEAAEFEVKYFNEYFGIKYPFSKLDIIGVPDFAAGAMENVGAITFRERMLLADEATASIGLKKSVASVIAHELAHQWFGDLVTMKWWDDIWLNEGFATWAANKPLAAWKPEWQMDVNAAEETQTALGLDALRATRAIRTKVETPDEINEVFDPIAYEKTSGVLNMVEAFVGPEAFRKGISAYLTRYSSSNAAGEDFWNEVTRVTEKPVNRIMRSFVDQPGAPMVTVRTACVDGKTRVSVRQFRFDGTIAAAGTKVPLAPQAWNLPVCVKTGTGATACHVVDQASATFDAEGCGPAFVNADARGYYVTEYAPDAVAALAARTPPLTPAEKVSLLGDEWRLMRAGRHDVGTFLDLAAAFAADPTPEIAGDIAARVGFVRAAIADPSQREPFARWIRASFGPALDAIGLEGRPGDGEAVQARRGTLVALLGGAGDEHVRAFARGLADRYLAEPDAVPPSLVAPALAIAAGSGDATLYDRIMARLHESAATPDVYYRLFAALPAFTAPELVQRTLDFAMSEEARSQDTPQLIAALLSGPEAERAWAYMRREWPAISDKLGVFQGVPYIVGALSGFCSADKSKEVAAFFDAHPVPPAARVLQQAVERIDACAAIDARQSGPFSAWLANQGA, encoded by the coding sequence ATGCGGACCGCCGTCCTCGCCGTTCTTGCCACGCTCACGTTCGCCGTCGCACCGGCCCTCGCCCAGCGGCTGCCGGAGGGCGTGACGCCCGAGCACTACACGCTCTGGTTCGCACCCGATCTCCAGCAGGCCACCTTCCGCGGCCGCGCCGACATCCGCGTGCGCCTGGCGCGGCCCGCGGACGCGATCACGCTGCACGCGGCCGAGCTCACCTTCGACGAGGTGTCGATCGAGGCCGGCGGACGGCGCGTCACGGCGACGGTCACGCCGGCCCCGGCCAGCGAGACCGTCACCCTCACCACACCGGCGGAGCTCCCCGCCGGGCCCGCCACGATCCACGTGGTGTACCGCGGCATCCTCAACGACAAGCTCCGCGGCTTCTACTTGAGCAAGGGCGAGACCCGGAACTACGCCGTCAGCCAGATGGAGCCCACCGACGCGCGCCGCGCGTTCCCGTGCTTCGACGAGCCCGCGAAGAAGGCCACCTTTGACATCTCGCTGACGATCGCGGCCGGCGACACGGCGATCTCGAACGGCGCGGTGGTGTCGGACACGCCGGGCCCCGAGCCGGGCACGCACACGGTCACCTTCGCCACCACGCCGACGATGTCCACCTACCTCGTCGCGATGCTCGTCGGCGACTTCGTGTGCCGCGGCGGCGCCTCCGACGGCATCCCGATCCGCGTCTGCGCCACGCCCGACAAGAAAGACCTCACCGCCTTCGCGCTCGAGGCGGCCGAGTTCGAGGTGAAGTACTTCAACGAGTACTTCGGCATCAAGTACCCGTTCAGCAAGCTCGACATCATCGGCGTGCCCGACTTCGCGGCCGGCGCCATGGAGAACGTGGGCGCGATCACGTTCCGGGAGCGGATGCTGCTCGCCGACGAGGCCACCGCGTCGATCGGTCTCAAGAAGTCGGTGGCCTCGGTCATCGCCCACGAGCTGGCGCACCAGTGGTTCGGCGATCTCGTGACGATGAAGTGGTGGGACGACATCTGGCTGAACGAGGGCTTCGCGACCTGGGCCGCCAACAAGCCGCTGGCCGCGTGGAAGCCCGAATGGCAGATGGACGTGAACGCGGCCGAGGAGACGCAGACGGCGCTCGGGCTCGACGCGCTGCGCGCCACGCGCGCCATCCGGACGAAGGTCGAGACGCCGGACGAGATCAACGAGGTCTTCGATCCGATCGCCTACGAGAAGACGTCGGGCGTCCTGAACATGGTCGAGGCCTTCGTGGGGCCGGAGGCGTTCCGCAAGGGCATCTCGGCGTACCTCACCCGCTACTCGTCCTCGAACGCGGCCGGCGAGGACTTCTGGAACGAGGTGACGCGCGTCACCGAGAAGCCGGTCAACCGGATCATGCGCAGCTTCGTCGACCAGCCGGGCGCGCCGATGGTGACGGTGCGGACGGCGTGCGTGGACGGCAAGACGCGGGTCTCCGTGCGCCAGTTCCGGTTCGACGGCACGATCGCGGCCGCCGGAACCAAGGTGCCCCTGGCCCCGCAGGCGTGGAACCTCCCGGTGTGCGTGAAGACGGGCACCGGCGCCACGGCGTGCCATGTGGTGGACCAGGCCTCGGCGACGTTCGACGCGGAGGGCTGCGGTCCGGCGTTCGTCAACGCCGACGCGCGCGGCTACTACGTGACGGAGTACGCGCCCGACGCCGTGGCGGCCCTGGCCGCGCGCACGCCACCCCTCACCCCGGCCGAAAAGGTGAGCCTGCTCGGCGACGAGTGGCGCCTGATGCGCGCCGGGCGCCACGACGTGGGCACGTTCCTGGATTTGGCCGCCGCGTTCGCCGCCGATCCCACGCCCGAGATCGCCGGCGACATCGCGGCGCGCGTCGGCTTCGTGCGCGCGGCCATCGCCGACCCGTCCCAGCGCGAGCCCTTCGCACGCTGGATTCGCGCCTCGTTCGGCCCGGCGCTCGACGCGATCGGGCTCGAGGGGCGCCCCGGGGACGGCGAGGCCGTGCAGGCCCGCCGCGGTACGCTCGTCGCCCTCCTGGGCGGCGCCGGCGACGAGCACGTCCGCGCGTTCGCCCGCGGCCTGGCCGACAGATACCTGGCGGAACCCGACGCGGTGCCGCCGTCGCTCGTGGCGCCAGCCCTCGCCATCGCCGCCGGGTCCGGCGACGCGACGTTGTACGACCGCATCATGGCGCGGCTGCACGAGTCGGCCGCGACGCCCGACGTCTACTACCGCCTCTTCGCGGCGCTGCCTGCCTTCACGGCCCCGGAACTGGTGCAGCGCACGCTGGACTTCGCCATGTCGGAAGAGGCGCGCAGCCAGGACACGCCCCAGCTCATCGCCGCCCTGCTGAGCGGCCCCGAGGCCGAACGAGCCTGGGCGTACATGCGGCGCGAATGGCCGGCCATCAGCGACAAGCTCGGCGTGTTCCAGGGCGTCCCCTACATCGTCGGCGCCCTGAGCGGCTTCTGTTCCGCCGACAAGTCCAAGGAGGTGGCGGCCTTCTTCGACGCCCACCCGGTGCCTCCCGCCGCACGCGTCCTGCAACAGGCCGTCGAGCGCATCGACGCCTGCGCCGCCATCGACGCCAGGCAGAGCGGGCCGTTCTCCGCCTGGCTGGCGAACCAGGGCGCGTAG
- a CDS encoding nuclear transport factor 2 family protein, whose protein sequence is MPPAALPLILAALPFVSAAQAPAAQAAQPAAVVREWIDRLNALSDAPETLDRFVALHADDALLTTGPTPDQRGTATYRGPSGIRVWAARLAAREVKRVYRLETETARETTATLFHEAPGPWGGVAVAVQIVGAYTDAATGTRHVVPGALFLQLADGKIRRARLYLGDGERADVEPEPTRRRP, encoded by the coding sequence ATGCCACCGGCCGCCCTGCCCCTCATCCTCGCCGCCCTCCCCTTCGTCAGCGCCGCGCAGGCCCCCGCCGCGCAGGCCGCGCAACCCGCCGCCGTCGTGCGGGAGTGGATCGATCGGCTGAACGCCCTGTCCGACGCGCCCGAGACCCTCGACCGGTTCGTGGCGCTCCACGCCGACGACGCCCTCCTCACGACCGGCCCGACGCCAGACCAACGCGGCACGGCCACCTACCGCGGACCGTCCGGCATCCGCGTGTGGGCGGCGCGCCTGGCCGCCCGGGAGGTCAAGCGTGTCTACCGCCTGGAGACCGAAACGGCGCGGGAGACCACGGCGACCCTGTTCCACGAGGCGCCCGGCCCCTGGGGCGGAGTGGCGGTCGCCGTCCAGATCGTCGGCGCCTACACCGACGCCGCCACCGGCACCCGCCACGTCGTGCCCGGCGCCCTCTTCCTGCAGCTGGCGGACGGCAAGATCCGGCGGGCTCGCCTCTACCTCGGCGACGGGGAGCGCGCGGACGTGGAGCCGGAGCCCACGCGACGCCGGCCCTGA
- a CDS encoding ABC transporter permease, whose protein sequence is MAGDILDDLRTSVRHLARTPGFTLSAIAVLALGIGLNAAVFGFFHALAFAGRPFAAPEEIVQLYSRHRQETDSYRPFSYGAFEVIRGRQGVFAGVAAHTLDVVGVRAGAAETPRRTFAAFVSDNYFDVLGVPVVQGRGFTAGESRPGSRADVVIASNVLWRRFGSPADFVGRTIVVNERPVTVVGVTPPGFTGTMTMLGPEIFLPLGMYDDLASALLSGAGRALAAPDALNFFLVGRLAPGLGLDAARGRLTPLATAMAEAFPAQYRDREVTIAPLPRFGTSTSPSDESELAVTAAVFLGLTAAVLLVVCLNLASVVVARGQARRREFAIRLALGGGRFRIVRQLLIEALLLGVAGAAGGVLLGLPAIDAFLFTLLSRLPVSLAVDAGATGATVAGGMAFGVLSALMFALGPALRHSKADGLAGLKHQLGDEAPTRRRWLRYPLVTTQVALSLALLVAAGLLVRFAREGTAVDVGVSADDTLLVDVDAGLAGFDEAAALGQFSAVLTRLQAMPDTEAAAAGVIVPFGGVHLGERVRRAGTNPPPGARPSTPGAGQSFSAGSNAVTGGYFAAMGLPLLRGRTFADTEALAAGAPKVAVVDEALARKLWPDGDALGQSVQFGRDDESAEPSAPIQIVGIVGTMNDNLFAQEPSGMVFLPLAQQYRGGVYLHVRPRPGAAAGFAERVRGAVGEAAPSLPVYASTTFKAHMESSLEFWGLKALALAATVVGAFAACIALVGVYGAKAYAVSRRGKEIGVRLAVGASPGGVRAMILGEALSVGAVGVAIGSVLGLLVGRVLASVFVDLAGFDGWLSSLAAVLFLAACGLAALVPAVRASRLDPSAVLRAE, encoded by the coding sequence ATGGCGGGCGATATCCTGGACGACCTCCGGACTTCGGTCCGGCACCTGGCGCGGACACCCGGCTTCACCCTGTCGGCGATTGCCGTGCTGGCGCTGGGCATCGGCCTGAACGCCGCGGTCTTCGGCTTCTTCCACGCACTCGCCTTCGCCGGTCGGCCCTTCGCGGCGCCCGAGGAGATCGTCCAGCTCTACTCCCGCCATCGACAGGAGACCGACTCCTACCGGCCCTTCTCCTACGGCGCGTTTGAGGTCATCCGCGGCCGGCAGGGCGTGTTCGCGGGCGTGGCCGCGCATACCCTGGACGTGGTCGGCGTGCGCGCGGGCGCCGCCGAGACGCCTCGCCGGACCTTCGCGGCGTTCGTCAGCGACAACTACTTCGACGTGCTCGGCGTGCCGGTGGTGCAGGGACGCGGGTTCACGGCCGGGGAGTCGCGACCCGGGAGCCGGGCGGACGTGGTCATCGCGTCGAACGTCCTATGGCGGCGTTTCGGGTCGCCGGCCGACTTCGTGGGACGCACCATCGTCGTCAACGAACGGCCCGTCACCGTCGTCGGCGTGACGCCGCCCGGTTTCACGGGGACGATGACGATGCTGGGCCCCGAGATCTTCCTGCCGCTCGGCATGTACGACGACCTGGCGAGCGCCCTCCTCTCGGGAGCCGGCCGCGCGCTCGCCGCGCCCGATGCCCTGAACTTCTTCCTGGTGGGCCGGCTCGCACCCGGACTCGGCCTCGACGCGGCCCGCGGCCGCCTGACGCCCCTCGCCACGGCCATGGCCGAGGCCTTCCCGGCGCAGTACCGGGACCGCGAGGTCACCATCGCCCCGCTGCCGCGGTTCGGCACGAGCACGAGCCCGTCCGACGAGTCCGAGCTGGCCGTCACGGCGGCGGTGTTCCTCGGGCTCACGGCCGCGGTGCTGCTCGTCGTGTGCCTGAACCTGGCCTCCGTGGTCGTGGCGCGCGGTCAGGCGCGCCGCCGCGAGTTCGCCATCCGCCTGGCGCTCGGCGGTGGCCGGTTCCGCATCGTTCGCCAGCTCCTGATCGAGGCGCTGCTCCTGGGCGTGGCCGGCGCGGCTGGTGGCGTCCTGCTGGGCCTGCCCGCGATCGATGCCTTTCTGTTCACGCTGCTGTCGCGCCTGCCCGTGTCGCTGGCGGTCGACGCCGGCGCCACCGGCGCAACTGTCGCCGGCGGGATGGCCTTCGGCGTCCTGTCCGCGCTGATGTTCGCCCTCGGCCCGGCGCTCAGGCACTCGAAGGCCGACGGCCTCGCCGGGCTGAAGCACCAGCTCGGCGACGAGGCGCCGACCCGGCGGCGATGGCTGCGCTACCCGCTCGTCACGACGCAAGTCGCGCTTTCGCTCGCGCTGCTCGTGGCGGCGGGTCTCCTCGTGCGCTTCGCGCGCGAGGGCACGGCGGTGGACGTGGGCGTCTCGGCCGACGACACGCTGCTCGTGGACGTGGATGCCGGTCTCGCCGGGTTCGACGAGGCCGCCGCGCTCGGCCAGTTCTCGGCGGTGCTGACCCGGCTGCAGGCGATGCCCGACACCGAGGCGGCAGCCGCCGGTGTGATCGTGCCGTTCGGGGGGGTGCACCTGGGCGAGCGCGTCCGCCGGGCCGGCACGAACCCGCCCCCGGGCGCGCGGCCCTCCACGCCCGGGGCCGGACAGTCGTTCAGCGCGGGGTCGAATGCCGTGACCGGCGGCTACTTCGCCGCCATGGGGCTGCCGTTGCTGCGCGGCCGCACGTTCGCGGACACCGAAGCGCTGGCCGCGGGAGCGCCCAAGGTGGCGGTCGTGGACGAGGCGCTGGCGCGCAAGCTCTGGCCCGACGGCGATGCGCTCGGGCAGTCGGTGCAGTTCGGCCGCGACGACGAGTCCGCCGAGCCCTCGGCCCCGATCCAGATCGTCGGGATCGTCGGGACGATGAACGACAATCTGTTCGCCCAGGAGCCTTCCGGCATGGTGTTCCTGCCGCTGGCGCAGCAGTACCGGGGCGGGGTCTACCTGCACGTGCGGCCCCGGCCCGGCGCCGCGGCCGGATTCGCCGAGCGCGTGCGTGGCGCCGTGGGCGAGGCGGCGCCGTCCCTGCCCGTCTACGCCTCGACGACGTTCAAGGCGCACATGGAGAGCTCCCTCGAGTTCTGGGGGCTCAAGGCGCTCGCGCTGGCGGCCACGGTCGTGGGCGCGTTCGCGGCCTGTATCGCGCTCGTCGGCGTGTATGGCGCCAAGGCCTACGCCGTGTCGCGGCGGGGGAAGGAGATTGGCGTCCGCCTGGCCGTGGGCGCGAGTCCCGGCGGCGTCCGCGCCATGATCCTGGGGGAGGCCCTGTCGGTGGGGGCCGTCGGCGTCGCCATCGGCTCGGTGCTGGGCCTCCTCGTCGGCCGGGTGCTGGCGTCGGTCTTCGTGGATCTCGCGGGATTCGACGGGTGGCTCTCCAGCCTGGCGGCCGTGCTGTTCCTGGCGGCCTGTGGTCTCGCGGCGCTGGTGCCGGCCGTCCGGGCGTCCCGCCTCGACCCGTCGGCCGTGCTCCGGGCCGAATGA